From the genome of Triticum aestivum cultivar Chinese Spring chromosome 3B, IWGSC CS RefSeq v2.1, whole genome shotgun sequence, one region includes:
- the LOC123071065 gene encoding uncharacterized protein, producing the protein MAEIVETPLETISPNLGLPLLLPPPRPRAPLPHIASPSPAEKLTNSSQLPLPLRTRLLGGGPRSHGGGPEHSEDEEGDVYRICSDDEHPLRYPCASIKLCTSTASFRQCEVLTGVGFSLYKPGFQFCSIRWLICPASVFLEE; encoded by the exons ATGGCGGAGATCGTAGAGACTCCCTTGGAAACGATTTCCCCGAACCTAGGGTTGCCTCTCCTCCTTCCGCCACCGCGACCGCGAGCTCCGCTCCCCCACATTGCCTCTCCCTCTCCGGCGGAGAAGCTGACAAATTCGAGCCAGCTCCCATTACCCCTCCGCACGCGCTTGCTAGGAGGAGGCCCACGCAGCCATGGCGGAGGTCCTGAACACTCTGAGGACGAGGAGGGGGACGTGTACCGGATCTGCAGCGACGACGAGCACCCGCTTCGCTACCCCTGCGCCAGCATCAAATTGTGCACCAGTACTGCCTCCTTCCGCCAGTGTGAG GTACTGACCGGAGTTGGATTCAGTCTTTATAAACCTGGCTTTCAGTTTTGCTCCATTCGCTGGCTTATTTGCCCTGCTTCTGTATTCTTGGAAGAGTGA
- the LOC123071064 gene encoding uncharacterized protein, translating into MSPSPAPSPRSQGVGVSTDDPIAAPPPHARSSTWLPPMSSAAQQRRSSRRGELRWASVRCVASSYSLLPRRRLCTLHARFRPRASPHQTTPTVARESMAGKTNELQPTAGPKAKPAPAAAMMEVEVEELPKAMAGIGQGGGQRCGGQGRHGRFHHSAYIFIHCLSTKFLWSCHTPITVEICNGMGVGLQGCENGLEDRVSSDMCPQVISCQRYAIGTTSFRDMPRSPLKISAQHAD; encoded by the exons atgtCGCCCAGCCCAGCCCCTTCTCCTAGATCCCAAGGGGTCGGGGTGAGCACCGACGACCCCATCGCTGCTCCTCCGCCCCACGCACGCTCGTCCACCTGGCTTCCTCCTATGTCGTCGGCGGCGCAGCAAAGGCGGTCGAGCCGTCGGGGTGAGTTGCGGTGGGCATCTGTACGGTGTGTCGCCTCCTCTTACTCTCTTCTTCCTCGACGACGCCTCTGTACTCTCCACGCACGATTTCGACCGCGCGCCTCGCCTCACCAGACAACACCAACAGTAGCGCGGGAATCTATGGCAGGGAAGACGAATGAGCTGCAGCCTACCGCGGGGCCCAAGGCGAAGCCTGCGCCGGCGGCAGCGAtgatggaggtggaggtggaggagctcCCCAAGGCCATGGCCGGCATAGGTCAAGGAGGAGGGCAGAGGTGTGGTGGACAAGGACGCCATGGCCGCTTTCACCACAGCGCCTACATCTTCATCCACTGCCTCTCCACCAA GTTTTTGTGGTCATGTCATACACCAATTACCGTTGAGATATGTAATGGTATGGGAGTGGGGCTGCAAGGATGTGAAAATGGCCTGGAAGACAGAGTTAGCAGCGACATGTGCCCTCAAGTAATTTCTTGCCAAAGGTATGCTATAGGTACAACCAGCTTCAGAGACATGCCTAG GTCTCCTCTGAAAATTTCAGCACAACATGCAGACTGA